The stretch of DNA GAGATCCCATCCAGCCCATCTCGGCCGACATCATCCGCACATTCGGCGGGGACCCTGAGCAATTCGCCGCCCGCCAGCTGACTCCAAAAATCCTGCGCGGCGTGGACCTGGTGCTGACCATGACTTCCGGGCACCGCGGCGAAGTCCTGCAGCTGGACGCGTCCCTCCTCAAACGCACCTTCACCATCCGGGAGTTCGCCCGCATGCTCGACGTCCTGGACCAGCGCGCCGAGGCCGGGGTTACGGCACCTGAGGAAACGTACGACGACGGCGATCCCCTGGCTGCGAACCGCACCTTTTGGCGGGGCCTGCCCGCGCGGGCAGCCGCCGTGCGCCACTTGTCGCTGCCCGCGGACTCCGCGGAGAACGACATCATCGACCCCTACCGCCGGGCGCCCGAGGTGTACCGGCAGATGGAGGACGAACTCGCCCCGGCGATCGTGTCCATCCTGCGCCATGCACGCCTCAACGCCCCGGTCCCCGGGACGCGGACGGGCTCGCTGTAAAACCGCAGATGACAGTTTGGATACGTATATAGCCAGGGAAGGCCTGGCGGGCGGACACTGTTCCCACCATACGCACAATGAGGTGAGGCACAATGAGCACGCCAGACGGTTCTGAACCCTCCGGCAGCACCCCTTCCGGTTCCCATCCGCACGGCCTGGGCTGGGTGGCGCACGGACGGCGGCGCTGGATCGCCGCCCTGCTGGCGCTGGCACTGGTGGCGGTTGCCGTCGTCGCGATCGTTAACCTCAACCGTGCCGGCAGCACCGAGGCGCAGCCCGCCGGAACTCAAAGCGCTTCCCAGACGCCCACCCCCAGTGAGACGCCGTCCGAAACAACCCCGCCGCCGCCACCACCTCCCCCGCCGCCGCCTCCACCCATTCCGGAGCTTGGTGCGGCGGCAATGAACGTCCTGGTGATCGGCAGCGACAGCCGTGACAACGCCCGGAACGCCGCCGCCCACACGGCCGCCACCGGTGAGCCGTTGGACCACCGTTCCGACACGCTGATGGTGGTCCACGTCCCGGCCGACCGGCACACCCTGTACATCGTGTCCATTAACCGGGACCTGTGGGTGGACATTCCGGGCTTCGGCGGCGGGAAAATCAACGCCGGGCTGCAGTACGGCGGCATCGATATGACCACCCAGACGGTGCAGCAGCTCCTGGGCATCACCATTGACCACACCCTGATGCTCGACTTTAACGGCTTCCGGGGACTGATCGACGGGCTCGGCGGCATCGACGTGAACGTCACCCTCCCCTTCCAGTCCACGCATGAGACCGGGCATGTCTTCGGGCCGGGCGTGAACCACCTGGACGGGCAGTCAGCGATGGAGTTCGTGCGGGAGCGGTACGCCTTTTCCGACGGCGACTTCCAGCGGGTGCGCAACCAGCAGACCCTGCTCCGCGCCGTCCTGGCCCGGCTCACCGGCGGCGGCGCGCTGAACGACGTCACCGCGGTCCGCGGGCTGGTGGACTTGGCGTCCTGCTGCCTCACCGTGGACAGGGGCTTCGACCCGGTGCAGGCCGCCATCCTCGCCTACAGCCTGCGCAACCTGGACACCAATGCGATCGGCACCATGACCCTGCCCACCGCCGGATCCGGGTTCGTGGCCGGCCAGTCCGTGCTGTTCCCCGACTACGGCGGCATCAACGCCGTGGGGGCGGCGCTGCGTGAGGGCCGGATCGCGGACTTCGCGGTGCCGTAGGGGCTGTGCGGCGGCGCCGGGCCGGTTCCCTCCTGCCGTTGTTCGTTATTTTCCTGACCACGGGGGTACGCCGCTGGTAGTGTTCCTGCATTCGGGCATGCCAAGCGGACGGGGTGATTCTTTGTGAAAGAGGACGGGCTGACGGAAGCTGTCCAGGAGCCCGGGGCGGTGGAACTGCTGCTGGTCCGCCACGGCGAGAGCGAAGGCAACGTGGCCGCCACAGACGCGCGACTGGCCGGGGCTGAGGTCATCGAGGTGCCGGCGCGGGATGCGGACGTGAACCTCTCAGACACCGGCCAGGAGCAGGCCAAAGCCTTGGGGGTGGCGCTGGCGCGGATCGCCGCGGAAGCCCGGCCCGACGCCGTCGTCTCGTCCCCTTACGCCCGGGCGCGGCAAACGGCGGAAATCGCGGTGGAAACCGCGGGCTGGCCGGTGAAGGTACGCACCGATGAGCGGCTGCGGGACCGGGAACTCGGCATCCTGGACCGGCTGACGCGGATGGGAGTGGAGAACCGCTTCCCGGAGGAGGCCGAACGCCGGGAGTGGCTGGGCAAGCTGTACTACCGGCCGCCGGGCGGGGAGTCCTGGGCGGACGTTGCCCTGCGGCTGCGCTCCGTCCTGGATGAGCTCAACAATCTCAGTACCGGGCACCGGGTGATGCTGGTCTGCCACGATGCAGTGATCCTGCTGTTCCGGTACGTGCTGGAGGGGATGAACGAGGAGGAACTCCTTGACCTGGCCGCGAGCACGTCTGTACTGAACGCCTCGCTGACACGGTATGTCCGGCCCTCCGGTCAGGGGCCCTGGACACTGGAAAGCTTCAACGTGGCGGACCATCTCACGGAGCAGGGTGTCACAGTCACCGAGCATGCGGGAGATGCCAGTGTCCACCCGAAGTGACTCCAACTCCCCGACTCTGGTGACGCCGTCGCTCCTGCGGGAGTGGCCGTTGCCGGCGCCGGGCGAAGACAAGTATTCACGCGGCTCGGTCCTCGTGATCGGCGGTGCGCGGGCCACGCCGGGAGCGGCGCTGCTGGCCGGTACTGCCGCGCTGCGGGCCGGCGCGGGTAAGCTCACGCTGGCGGTGGCGGAGTCCGTGGCCGCGCAAGTGGCTGTGGCGCTCCCCGAATGCGGGGCGATGGGGCTGCCGGAAACCGCTGAGGGGTCGGTGACGGGTGAAGGGCTGGACCGGATCTCCTCTTATCTCGACCGCGCCGATGTGATCCTGGTGGGGCCGGGCCTGGACGATCCGGACCTCGCCGAGGAATTGTTGCGGGTCCTGCTGGAGCGGGAGGCTCACTCGCGCTCCGGTGACTCAGGCTCGGGTGATTCAAACTCGGGTGAGGGGAACGCAGGGGGAGGTCCCGCCGTCGTCCTTGATGCTTATGCCCTGGGCGGCCTGGTGAAGGTGGCCGGCCAGCTGGGACCGTGGAAGGGGCGGCTGATCCTGACGCCCAATCCCAAGGAGGCGGCTGTCCTGCTGGAGCGGGAGGTGAATGACCTGGCGGCGGATGTGGCTGAAATTGCCGACAAGTTCCAGGCGGTGGTGAGCTGTCAGGGCCTCATTGCCCGGCCTTCCGGCGGCGATGAAGTGGAGGAACCCGAATTCTGGCAGATGACCACCGGGTATGGCGGACTGGGAACATCGGGAAGCGGGGACGTGCTGGCCGGCGCGATTGCCGGCCTGCGTGCGCGGGGAACCACCGGCCCGCAGGCCGCCTGCTGGGGAACACACCTGCACGCTGCCGCGGCGGACCGGCTTGCGAGCCGGATGGGTCCCCTCGGATTCCTTGCCCGTGAACTGGCGGACGAACTGCCCGCCCTGATGCTGGAGCTGAACACCTGAACCCGCTCCCCTGAAGCTGGAAAACCCCGGACATGGGATGGCCCCCGGCCGAAGCCGGGGGCCACCGTATCGGGAGATTCAGGCCTACGCTGCCGATGCGCTGTCAGCGCTGTGGCGTGCCCAGAATGGCGATCCGCCCAAGGAGGCAGTCAACAATTGGATGCCCGATATCCCGAACCTGTTGAACCTAGGCGGCAATCTCTTGCTGGGCCCCCTTTGTCTCAATCTCGATCTTGCGCGGCTTGGCCTTTTCGGCAACCGGAATCCGGAGCGTCAGGACACCGGCGTCATACGTGGCCTTCACGTTGTCAGTGTCGAGTGTGTCCCCGAGGATCAGCTGGCGGCTGAACACGCCGCGTGGCCGTTCGGAGGCGATCAACTCGGTGTCCTTCCCGGCAGGTTCGGGACGCTCTGCCCGCACCGTCAGGACATTCCGTTCCACATCCAGATCCACTGAATCCGCTGCAACGCCGGGCAGGTCAAAGGCGACGACAAAGTCCTGGCCCTCGCGCCAAGCGTCCATCGGCATCGCTGCCGGACGCGCTGCAGTGCCGAGGACCTGCTGGGCCAGCCTGTCCAGCTCGCGGAACGGATCGGTTCGCATCAACATGGCTTCCCTCCTCGTAAGAGACGGTCCAACATTGTTTGTGATCTCAGCCGATCTGTATTGGCTGATACAGATTTTTTAGCTCTGCGCCAGGAGATCTTCAAGCGGTTCGAGGAAGAATTTTCCGGAATTTTTGGCGCCCGGGCAGACGTGGCGAAGGGGCCTCCCGCGCTGCGCGGGAGGCCCCCTCTTCTGCGTGTTTTGGCTGTTCAGCTTCGGGTGGGATCGGGACGCAGCGGTGTGGGCCCCGGATCCGGCACGGGCAGCGGCCCCGGGGGTTCCGGCGTCGGGAACGGATTGGGGGGCTGCGGACCCGGGTGGCCGGGCTGGGCGGGATCAGGCTGGTCCGGGCCTGGTTCCGGCGGGAACGGTTCGGGCTCGTGCACTGGCGGGATGGTCATATGCTTCCCCTCTCACGCTGGGCGATGTGCCTTAGCGTGAACAGGATACGCCAGCGGCCGGAACCCCACTAGGCCGCCCCTCTTCGCCGGATGCCCTATCAGCTTTAGTCCTCAAGGCGGCCGGTTGGGGACTAAACCTGATAGCGCATCGTCCGGATTTCTGCGGGAGGTGATGGAGCGTTCCCCAAAAACCTGCGGGAGGTGATGGAGCGTTCCCCAAAAACCTGCGGGAGGTGATGGAGCGTCGTTGTGATGGGTGGGGCGGTTGGGTGGCGGGCCGGGGCTCTCGTCCGGTAGCGAACGGCCGGTTCAATGTCCGGCCGGGTCTATATATTGAAACCATGACCCAGACTCCGCTGCAGGATTCCGCCGGCACCGCGACTGCCCCGCCCGCTCCCCCGGTTGCCAAGAAGATCCCCACCGAACGTACCCACCACGGGGATACCTTCGTGGACAACTACGAGTGGCTGCGGGACAAGGAATCCGAGGAAGTAGTGGAGCACCTGAAGGCTGAAAATGCTTACCAGGAAGCCGTCACCGCACACCAGGAGCCGCTGCGCGAGGCGATCTTCCAGGAGATCAAGGGCCGCACGCAGGAAACAGACCTCTCCGTCCCCCACCGCAAGGACGGCTGGTGGTACTTCAGCCGTTCCGTGGAGGGCAAGGAGTACGGCATCCAGTGCCGGGTCAAAGCAGAAGACACGGGCAATCCGGTACAGGACTGGACCCCGCCCAAGGTGGAGGCCGGCGTCGACATTCCGGGCGAGGAAGTCCTGCTGGACGGCAACGTCGAAGCCGAGGGCAAGCCCTTCTTCTCCGTGGGCGGCTCGGCCGTGACGGTGGACGGCCACCTCTACGCCTACGCCGTGGACAACAGCGGCGACGAACGCTTCACCCTGCGCATCAAGGACCTCCGCACCGGTGAACTGCTGCCGGACGTCATCGAGAACATCTTCTACGGCGTCTCCTTCTCCCCCGACGGCACCCGCATCTTTTACACCGTGGTTGATGAGTCCTGGCGCCCCTACCAAGTCAAGGCACACGTCCTGGGCACCCCCGTTGAGGACGACGCGGTGATCTACCAGGAGGACGACGCCGCCATGTGGCTGGGCTTCGAGCTCTCCGCCGACCGGCGCCACCTGGTGCTGGGCATCGGCTGCTCTGAATACAGCGAGACCCGCCTGCTCCGCTTCGATGACCCCGCCCAGGAACTCACCACCGTGATCTCCCGGAACGAGCGGGTGCTGTATGAGGCTGAGCCGTTCCTGCTGGCCGGGCCGGACGGCGAAAAGACGGAAAAGATCCTGCTGACCCACAACCGCGGCGCCATCAACTCCATGGTCTCCCTGGCTGACCCGGCCGAGCTGCGCAAGCCGCTCGCCCAGCAGCGGTGGGCCACCGTCGTCGAGCATTCCGACGACGTCCGCGTCAATGGCGCGGGGGTCACCTCCACGCACCTCGTGGTGTCCATCCGCAAGGACACTATCGAGCGCGTCCAGGTCATCGGGCTGGCCGGGCTGGGGACCGCCGCGCAGGAGCCGCCCGTGGAGCCGGCGTTCGATGAGGAGCTGTACACGGCCGGGGTGGGCGGATCGGACTACGAGGCTCCGGTAATCCGGCTGGGCTACACGTCCTACTTCACGCCGTCGCGCGTCTACGACTTCCTGCTGCCCACCCCCGGGCAGCCCGCCGGCGAACTGCTGCTCCGGAAGGAAAGCCCGGTGCTGGGCGGCTACGACGGCAGCGACTACGTGGCCACGCGTGAATGGGCGCAGGCCCAGGACGGTACCCGGATCCCGCTTTCGGTGCTGCGGCACAAGGCCGTGAAGCAGGATTCGATGGCGGCCGGCCTGGTATACGGGTACGGCTCCTACGAGATGAGCATGGATCCGGGCTTCGGCATTGCGCGGCTGTCCCTGCTGGACCGCGGCGTGGTGTTCGTGATCGCCCACATCCGCGGCGGCGGCGAGCTGGGCCGGCACTGGTACGAGGACGGCAAAAAGCTCACC from Pseudarthrobacter siccitolerans encodes:
- a CDS encoding LCP family protein encodes the protein MSTPDGSEPSGSTPSGSHPHGLGWVAHGRRRWIAALLALALVAVAVVAIVNLNRAGSTEAQPAGTQSASQTPTPSETPSETTPPPPPPPPPPPPPIPELGAAAMNVLVIGSDSRDNARNAAAHTAATGEPLDHRSDTLMVVHVPADRHTLYIVSINRDLWVDIPGFGGGKINAGLQYGGIDMTTQTVQQLLGITIDHTLMLDFNGFRGLIDGLGGIDVNVTLPFQSTHETGHVFGPGVNHLDGQSAMEFVRERYAFSDGDFQRVRNQQTLLRAVLARLTGGGALNDVTAVRGLVDLASCCLTVDRGFDPVQAAILAYSLRNLDTNAIGTMTLPTAGSGFVAGQSVLFPDYGGINAVGAALREGRIADFAVP
- a CDS encoding arsenate reductase/protein-tyrosine-phosphatase family protein, with translation MDSSAPVRILTVCTGNICRSPVAERLLQAGLNQVLPGGFEVRSAGTRAMVGDPIQPISADIIRTFGGDPEQFAARQLTPKILRGVDLVLTMTSGHRGEVLQLDASLLKRTFTIREFARMLDVLDQRAEAGVTAPEETYDDGDPLAANRTFWRGLPARAAAVRHLSLPADSAENDIIDPYRRAPEVYRQMEDELAPAIVSILRHARLNAPVPGTRTGSL
- a CDS encoding histidine phosphatase family protein encodes the protein MKEDGLTEAVQEPGAVELLLVRHGESEGNVAATDARLAGAEVIEVPARDADVNLSDTGQEQAKALGVALARIAAEARPDAVVSSPYARARQTAEIAVETAGWPVKVRTDERLRDRELGILDRLTRMGVENRFPEEAERREWLGKLYYRPPGGESWADVALRLRSVLDELNNLSTGHRVMLVCHDAVILLFRYVLEGMNEEELLDLAASTSVLNASLTRYVRPSGQGPWTLESFNVADHLTEQGVTVTEHAGDASVHPK
- a CDS encoding Hsp20/alpha crystallin family protein → MLMRTDPFRELDRLAQQVLGTAARPAAMPMDAWREGQDFVVAFDLPGVAADSVDLDVERNVLTVRAERPEPAGKDTELIASERPRGVFSRQLILGDTLDTDNVKATYDAGVLTLRIPVAEKAKPRKIEIETKGAQQEIAA
- a CDS encoding S9 family peptidase; the encoded protein is MTQTPLQDSAGTATAPPAPPVAKKIPTERTHHGDTFVDNYEWLRDKESEEVVEHLKAENAYQEAVTAHQEPLREAIFQEIKGRTQETDLSVPHRKDGWWYFSRSVEGKEYGIQCRVKAEDTGNPVQDWTPPKVEAGVDIPGEEVLLDGNVEAEGKPFFSVGGSAVTVDGHLYAYAVDNSGDERFTLRIKDLRTGELLPDVIENIFYGVSFSPDGTRIFYTVVDESWRPYQVKAHVLGTPVEDDAVIYQEDDAAMWLGFELSADRRHLVLGIGCSEYSETRLLRFDDPAQELTTVISRNERVLYEAEPFLLAGPDGEKTEKILLTHNRGAINSMVSLADPAELRKPLAQQRWATVVEHSDDVRVNGAGVTSTHLVVSIRKDTIERVQVIGLAGLGTAAQEPPVEPAFDEELYTAGVGGSDYEAPVIRLGYTSYFTPSRVYDFLLPTPGQPAGELLLRKESPVLGGYDGSDYVATREWAQAQDGTRIPLSVLRHKAVKQDSMAAGLVYGYGSYEMSMDPGFGIARLSLLDRGVVFVIAHIRGGGELGRHWYEDGKKLTKKNTFTDFIDATDWLAGSGWVDPSRIVALGGSAGGLLMGAVANMAPEKYAAIVAQVPFVDPLTSILDPDLPLSALEWEEWGNPITDPGVYAYMKSYSPYENVHQAAYPKIAAVTSFNDTRVLYVEPAKWVQELRNKTTGTQPIVMKIEMDGGHGGASGRYVQWRERAWDYAFIADSLGATELLPGAGLR
- a CDS encoding NAD(P)H-hydrate dehydratase; amino-acid sequence: MPVSTRSDSNSPTLVTPSLLREWPLPAPGEDKYSRGSVLVIGGARATPGAALLAGTAALRAGAGKLTLAVAESVAAQVAVALPECGAMGLPETAEGSVTGEGLDRISSYLDRADVILVGPGLDDPDLAEELLRVLLEREAHSRSGDSGSGDSNSGEGNAGGGPAVVLDAYALGGLVKVAGQLGPWKGRLILTPNPKEAAVLLEREVNDLAADVAEIADKFQAVVSCQGLIARPSGGDEVEEPEFWQMTTGYGGLGTSGSGDVLAGAIAGLRARGTTGPQAACWGTHLHAAAADRLASRMGPLGFLARELADELPALMLELNT